The sequence below is a genomic window from Oscillospiraceae bacterium.
GGCGATCTCGTCCAAAAAGCCCGCCAGGGAGGGCTCCTGCGCCCCGTCCAGGTAGGTCTGGATGGAGGAGAGCAGCTCGCGCACGTTCTCCAGCCGGGTACGGTCCTCCACGGTGTTCTTCTGCTCCAGCATCACGGCGTAGCCCGTGCGGGCCACCAGCTCCTCGTAGAAGTCGGTGAGGGGCATGTCAGCAGCCAGGGCGCGCAGATCCCGCATGAGCTCGGCGAACTGGCCCAGCTTGGGGGCGGCCTTTTGCAGCTCGTCGTAGTCCCGGGCGTTGTTCACCACCTCCCACAGGGGACGGCCCTCCCGGGCCGCGATGGCCTGGCAGCGCTCGATGGTGGTGGCCCCGATGCCCCGGGGCGGGTTGTTGATGATCCGCCCCAGGCGCAGATCGTCGCCGGGGTTGTTGACGGCGCAGAGGTAGGCCAGCATGTCCTTGACCTCCGCCCGGTCGAAGAAGCGGATGCCCCCGATGATCCGGTAGGGCACGCCGTTGCGCTTGAAGGCCTGCTCCAGCTGGTTGGACTGGGCGTTCATGCGGTAGAGCACCGCGTGGTCCTTCCAGCCCTTCCCGGCGGAGAAGTCGGAGAGGATCTGGGCCGCCACGTACTGGGCCTCGTCGTGCTCATTCATGGCGGTGTAGAGGTGCACCGGATCCCCCTGGTCGTGCTCGGTCCACAGCTCCTTGCCCTTGCGTCCCTCGTTGTGCTTGATTACCGCGTTGGAGGCCTCCAGGATGTTCTTGGTGGAGCGGTAGTTCTGCTCCAGCCGGATGACCCTGGCCCCCTTGTACTGCTGCTCGAAGGAGAGGATGTTCTCGATGGTGGCGCCCCGGAAGCGGTAGATGGACTGGTCGTCGTCCCCCACCACGCAGATGTTCTCGTACCCCCCCGCCAGGTTGGAGGCCAGCAGGTACTGCAGGTTGTTGGTGTCCTGGTACTCGTCGATGAGCACGTAGCGGAACTTGCGCTGGTAGTAGGTGCGCACCTCCTCAAAGCCCTGGAGCAGGCGCACCGTGTGCAGGATGATGTCGTCGAAATCCAGGGCGTTGGCGTCCCGCAGGCGCTTTTCGTACTCCACATACACGCGGGCGATTTTCACCAGCCGGAAGTCCCCCGCCTTTTCGCACTCCCCGAGGTAGTCCGCGCCCAGCTTCATGGCGTCCTTGGCCCGTGAGATGTAGCCCAGGATGGACTTGGGCGGGAAGGCCTTGTCGTCCAGGTTGAAGTCCTTGATGATGTCCTTGACCACCCGCTCGGAGTCGGCCGAGTCGTAGATGGTGAAGGAGCTGTTGAAGCCCAGGCGGTCGATGTCCCGGCGCAGCATCCGCACGCAGGCGGAGTGGAAGGTGCTGGCCCAGATGTCGTTTGCCTGGGGGCCAAGCATCCGCTCCAGCCGCTGCTTCAGCTCTCCGGCGGCCTTGTTGGTGAAGGTGATGGCGATGATGGACCAGGGCACCGCCGGGTCCAGGCGGCACAGCCGCTCCTGCCGCTCCTTCTGCGCGGGATCGGGATGGGCGGCGTAGTCTTCCAGGAAGGCCAGGTCCTCCTCCCCCACCCACTCGGGCGCCTCGTCGCAGTCGGAGCCCCTGCCGTACTTCATCAGGTTGGCAATGCGGTGGATCAGCACCGTGGTCTTGCCGCTGCCCGCCCCGGCCAGCAGCAGCAGCGGCCCCTCGGTGGCCAGTACGGCCCGGCGCTGCTCGGGATTCAGATTTAAGTAGTCCAGCTCTATGGCGGCCCTGCGCGCCTTACAGAAGCGCAGCGCCTTGTCGTTTTCCAGCATTGGTTCACCATTTCCTTTTTTCTCTTTTGCAGTTCTAGTATTGTATCACATGGAAGGAAAGGTTGACAATGGACAAAATAGAAAGGATAATGGGAGACTGACTGGTTGATTGGAGTGATTTGCTTGCAGTACAAACGCGCCCGGGACTGGGGCCTCGCCCCCGGCGGCCTGCCCACGGGCCCCCTGAATAAAATCACCGACGTGCCCGGCGTGGCCGTGGGCCACTGCACCGTGGACACGCCGCAGCACAAGACCGGGGTGAGCGTGGTGCTCCCCTGCCCGGAAAATCCCTTCGTCCACAAGCTGCCCGCCGCCGCCTTCGTCCTAAACGGCTTCGGCAAGAGCGCCGGGCTGGTGCAGATCCGGGAGCTGGGCACGCTGGAGAGCCCCATCGCCCTGACCAACACCCTCAACGTGGGCCTGGTCCACGACGCGCTGGTGGAGTACCTGGCCCGCCGCTGCGCCGCGGACGGGGTGGATCTGCGCTCGGTGAACCCGGTGGTGTGCGAGTGCAACGACGCCGTCCTCAACGACATCGTCCACAGGGCCGTGGGCATGGACGAGGTGTTTTCCGCGATCTCCTCCGCCGGGCCCGATTTCGCGGAGGGGGACGTGGGGGGCGGCAAGGGCATGGTGTGCCACGGCCTCAAGGGTGGCATCGGCTCGGCCTCCCGGGTGCTGGAAGTGGGCGGGAAAACCTACACCCTGGGGGTGCTGGTGCAGGCCAACCACGGGGTGCTGGACGATTTGACCGTGTGCGGGGAGCGCATCGGCCCGGCGCTGGCCCGCCGGGTGGAGGCCGCCCAGGCCGACCAGGGCTCCTGCATCGCGGTGCTGGCCACCGACCTGCCCCTGGACGCCCGGCAGCTGGGCCGGGTGGCCCGGCGCCTGCCGGTGGGACTGGCCCGGCTGGGCTCCCACATCGGCCACGGCAGCGGGGAGGTCTTTTTGGCCTTCTCCACCGCCAACCCCTACGACCCCGGGCAGGCCGCGCCCGTGCGGCAGATTACGGCCTTCCGGGAGGACAGCCTGGACCTCCCCTTCCGGGCCGCCGCCGAGTGCGCGGAGGAGGCGGTTTTGAACTGCCTGCTCGCCGCCCGCACCGTCACAGGCTTCCGGGGGCGCACCGTGTACGCCCTCACCGACCTTTGGGCCCCCGCGGCGAAAGGAGGTCCCCATGCAGAATAAGAACCCCGGCCACGGCGGCAAATTCACCAGCTCCGTGGGCTTCGTCCTGGCGGCGGTGGGCTCCGCCGTGGGCATGGGCAACATCTGGCTCTTCCCCTACCGGGTGGGGCAGTACGGCGGTGGGGCCTTCCTGGTGCCCTACTTCCTCTTTGTGGCCCTGTTCAGCTACGCCGGGCTCTCCGGCGAATTCGCCCTGGGCCGCCTCACCGGCACCGGCACCATGGGCTCCTTCGACTACGCCCTGGGCACCCGTGGCAAAAAAGGCGGCAGGTATATCGGCGTGCTGCCCCTGCTGGGGGTGCTGGGCATCGCCATAGGCTACTCCGTGGTGGTGGGCTGGGTGCTGCGCTACGCCGCCGGGGCGGTCACCGGCTCGGCCCTCACCACCGACAGCCAGGCCTTCTTCGACGGCGTGGCAGTCTCCTTCGGCTCGGTGCCCTGGCACTTCCTGGCCATCGCCCTGACCGTGGGCATCGTCGTCTTTGGTGTGGCGGGGGGCATCGAGAAGATCAGCAAGTTCATGATGCCGGTCTTTTTCCTCCTCTTCCTCGTCATCGCCGTGCGGGTGGCCTTCCTGCCCGGCGCGGCGGCGGGATACGCCTACCTGCTCAAGCCCGACTGGAGCTACCTGCTCCGCCCCGAGACCTGGGTCATGGCCATGGGGCAGGCCTTTTTCAGCCTGTCCATCAACGGCGCGGGCATGCTCATTTACGGCAGCTACATGAAGCGCTCGGAGGACATCGTGCGCCACTCGGCCATGACCGCCGTGCTGGACACCGCGGCCGCCCTGCTGGCGGGCTTCGCCATCATCCCGGCGGTCTTTGCCTTCGGCATCGAGCCCTCCTCCGGCCCCTCCCTCATGTTCGTCACCCTGCCCAAGGTATTCGCCCTCATGCCCGCCGGGCGGATTTTTGCGGTTTTGTTCTTCGTCTCGGTCTTCTTCGCGGGCATCACGTCCCTCATCAACATGCTGGAGGCGGTGGGCGAGGCCCTGGGCCGGGAGGCGAAGCTCTCCCGCCGGGCCTCCACCCTCATCGTGGGCGCGGTGGTCTTTGCCGTGTCCGTCTTTCTGGAGGCCCTGCCCCGCATGGGGGCCTGGATGGACCTCGTCACCATCTACATCGCCCCCTTCGGCGCGGTGCTGGGCGCGGTGTTCATCTACTTCGTGCTGGGCATGAAGGCCGCCAAGGCCGAGCTCAACCTGGGGCGAAGGCGCCCCCTGGGCCGCGCCTTCGCCCCCATCGCCTACTGCTATGTGGTGCTGGCCGCAGCGGTGGTGGTCCTGGGCATCTGGTACGGGGGCATCGGATAGGTTTAACAGAGAAAGGAGCCAAATATGCCGTTGGTAATACGCAGGGCGGTCCGCGGTGATTACGCGGCGGTCCGCGCTTTGGAGGAGCTGGAATTCGGCGTTCACAGGCGGGCCAGGCCGGACTATTTTGAACCGCTGGAAAACAGCTACACAGAGGAAGAATTCGAGGAACTGCTGGCAGATCCCTGTCCGATCTGCTGGGTGGCGGTCCAAGACGAAACCGTCGTCGGGCTCTGCTTCGGGAAAATCGGGAAAACCGCCGGGAATCCGGTCTGTAAGTCCCGCCTGGTCGCGTTTATTCAGGATATTGTCACCTTGCCGGAATACCGGGGGCGGGGGATTGCAACCGCGCTTATGTCCAGAGCCCGGGAACAGGCGGTAAACGAGGGCGCGGCCAGCGTGGAGCTCTGTGTCTGGAGCTTCAACGCGGATGCCGTGCGGCTTTACGAAAAAATGGGTATGCGTGTCCAATACTACCGCATGGAGCAGGATTTATCGGCGGAAGACGCTGCGCACAGCTCCCATGTATAACCGGCGGGCCGATTTGGGCATCGGCCCCTACGGTACGGGGATGGGACGGATTGCCGCGCTCCTGCGGCCCCACCGCCCCTTGTGCGTCTTATCCGCCTAAGCTGCAACAACGGCGCCTCATCCTGCGCATAAATTTTGTTATTTGTCCTTTTTAACAAGTTGAGGGCGGGCGCGGCATTGCCGCGCCCGCCCTTTTGATGCTTTTTACCGATTTTCCCCTTCCATTTTTGACGGATTTGTGGCAGAATAGGGAGAGTATTGAGGAGGCGAATTACAGTGAAGCACGTTTGGAGGCGCCTCGGCGCGCTGCTTCTGTCCGTCCTGCTGCTGTGCGCGGCCCTAGGGAGCGCGGCGCTGGCCGACACGGCCGGGGACGGCGTCACGGCCACCATCCTGTTTACCCACGACATGCACTCCCACCTGCTGCCCGCGCCCAAGGAGGAGGGCGGGGAGTACGGCGGCTTCGCCCGGCTCATGACCGCGCTGGAGGCCGAGCGGGCCATCTCCCGCCAGAACGGCGTGGCCTGCCTGACGGTGGACGGGGGCGACTTCGCCATGGGCACCCTGTTCCAGACCGTCTACACCTCCCAGGCCACCGAGCTGCGCTCCCTGGGGGCGCTGGGCTTTGACGCCACCACCTTCGGCAACCACGAGTACGAGTACCGGGCCGACGGCCTGGCCAAGATGCTGAACGCCGCCATGGCCAGCGGCGACCCCCTGCCCGCCATCGTCCAGAGCAACTATCTGCCCCCCAAGGAGGGCCAGGAGGGCTACGATGAGACCGCCCAGGCCGTCTGGGACGCGCTGGAGGCCTACGGTGTGACCGACTACACCATGGTGGAGAAGGAAGGGGTTCGCTTCGCGGTGTTCGGCGTGCTGGGCCAGGACGCGGACGACTGCGCCCCCATGTCCGGCATGGTCTTTGAGCCCATCGCCCAGGCCGCCCAGCGGGTGGTGGACGAGATCCGGGCCAACGAGGACTACGACTTCATCATCTGCCTGTCCCACAGCGGCACCAACCCCGACCCCAAGAAGTCGGAGGACGAGCAGCTGGCCAAGGCGGTGCAGGGCATCGACTTCATCGTCTCGGGCCACACCCACTCCACCCTGGCGGAGCCCAAGATCGTGGGCAACACGGTCATCGGCTGCGTGGGGGAGTACTGCAACAACCTGGGCAAGCTCACCCTGCACAAGAACGCGGACGGGACCAACACCGTGCTGGACTACCAGCTTATCCCCATCAACGAGCAGGTGAAGGACGACCCGGCCGCCGCCGCCAAGATCCAGTCCTACAAGGAGCTGGTGGAGCGGGACTACCTGGCCCAGTTCAACATGACCTACGACCAGGTGCTGGCCCGCACACCCTTTGCGTTCACCCCCATCTCCAAGTTCGCCGTGGAGCAGGAGGAGGACGGCCTGGGCAACCTGATCACCGACGCGTATATCTACGCCGTGGAGCAGGCCGAGGGGGGCAAGGGCGCGCCTATCACCGCCGCCTTCGTCAACTCCGGTGTCATCCGGGCCTCCTTCGCCCAGGGGGACATCACGGTGTCCGACGCGTTCAACGTCAGCTCCATCGGCTCCGGGGCCGACGGCTCGCCGGGCTACCCCCTCATCGACGTGTACCTCACCGGCGCGGAGCTGAAAAACGTCTTTGAGGTGGACCCCTCCGTGGGGCCCATCTTCGCCGGGGCCCAGCTCTACAGCTCGGGCGTGAGCTACAAGTTCAACATGCACCGGCTCATTTTCAACCGCACCTACGACCCCGCGCTGATGCTGCCCGACGGCACCCGCGCCCCGATTGAGGACGGCACCCTCTACCGGGTGGTGACCAACCTCTACTCCAGCCAGATGCTGGGGCTGGTCACCGACAAGTCCTTCGGCATCCTCAAGGTCACCCCCAAGGACGCCCAGGGACAGCCCATCACCGACTATGAGGCCCACATCATCCACCTGCCGGACGGCGGCGAGCTCAAGGAGTGGTACGCCGTGGCCACCTACCTGTCCTCCTTCGACAAGGAGGACGGCGTGTCCCAGGTGCCGCTGAAGTACGCCGCCCCCGAGGGGCGCAAGGAGCGCTCGGAGAGCCGCAATCCCATCGAGCTGCTCAAGCAGCCCCGGTGGACCACCGTCCTGGTCATCGCCCTGGTGGTGGTGCTCCTGGCGGTGGTGGTGCTGGTGGTGTGGCTCATCGCCACGCGCAAGCGCCGCCGTGGCCGCCGCAGGCGCAGTGCGGGCAGCTACCGCAGGTACAGAGGTTAAGCGATGCTGAGCGCCCCCGGACGGCCTGTCCGGGGGCGCTCAATCTGTCAAAAAAGTTTATCGGGTACCGGGATGGGACTGATTGCCACGGGTCACCGAAGGTCTTCGTAAGCCCTTTCAGACTACCGAGCGTAAAATGGCCAATCGTGTCTGTTATGGCTACGATGTGCGACCCGAAGGTGACCTCACTGTCAACGAATCCGAAGCAAAAGCTGTATACACTGACTCGGTGCATCTGCAAAAGGCGATGGTTATCTACGGTACGCAGTTCCAAAACAGTGGCGAACTGGCAAAGGTACTCGTCAAGAATCACCATGACTCCATCATTTCTGCCGCAGTATAATTGAATTAACAGAAAGTACAGTTTCATTTTGCGGGAAAGTTATTTCTCGGACTGTGAAGCATCTGTTTCGCACAACTATTTATTGAAAATTTGGCAACTCGGTTATGAGAAAAATACAGAAATGGCCTTGATTGAAATGGGCGGACGGTAGGGATAGTGCAAAAAATGATTTCAACTAATGAGCTTTGAACAAAAGATGCTGATTACTGAATCCGCGGAAGCTCACAAAAACCCGTGAAATCACATGATTTCACGGGTTTTTTGTAACTTTCTCAAGGCCCGCCGGGCGAACTTCTGGCCCCAGAGCCGCGCGGTGCCGGCCACGGTCCGCCCCGGTCTTGCGCAACTGGACTGGCAGGGCTTGATCCATATTAACGCCCGCTGGACGGCGAAGGTTTCCGTGGATCCGGTGGCGCAGATACGGGAGACCGTCCAATATTTTCGAACCCGGCTGGCGGGTACTCACGATCTCCGGGAAAACGGCCCGCTCTTCTGGGATCTCATCCTGAAATGCGGCCTGCAGCGCTGGGACGACGACGATTGGGCGCTTTTGTTCCGGCGGCTGGCCATCTCCTTGCCATGGCCCCTGTCCACGCCGGTGGAATTTCATCTGGCGGCCCTGGACCGCCTGGACAACGAACTGATCCTCAACCTCTTTGGGGAGCAGATCCAATAGCTCCGCTTTCCCTACCCGGCTGCCGCCAAGCCGCAGGAGTTGCACCTCTATTTTTCGGACACCTTCTCCGCGCAGCGCGAGCGCGTTATCCTCCAGCTCTGGAGCGGTTTCGGGTTTTCCTGGAGCGCGAGGGCTCCGGCGTCCCTCTGCCGGAGGTCGGCAAAATCCCCTTCCGCCGATGGAACGTCTATCGCCAGAGGCCCCAGCTGTGCTACTCCCCGGTCTCTCAGAGCCTCCAGCAGAACGGCGGCGGCGCATTGGAGCCGGGCGATTTCCTGCAGTCCCTGCCGAATATGGCGGAGCAGTAGGGCGTCAGCGTCAGCACTATTCTGGTTGTGGAAGACAATCTGCTCAACCGGGAGATCATTGTGGAACGCTTGGCTGCCGCCGACGCCGATGTAGATCCGGCGCAGGGCAGGAAAGCAGCTATGAAAAAGGTTTCCTCCTCGCCCGCATGATATAAGCAACTGGTCCTGATGGATGTTATAATACCCATCATGGCCTTTGTGCCGCGGTGTCGGCAATTCAGGCGCTGGAGCGGGGGAATGTCAAAACACTTCCCATCGTCGCCATGTCGGCCACCGCCTTTGCAGACAACCGGCAAAAGGCTAAGTATGCCGGTATGAACGAGCATCTCGCCAAACCGATTGAAATTGGCCGGTTTTCTCGGTTGAATGAAACGGACTGGATAACATACCTCCGCACGGGTAGTAGTTTCCTCTCTAGTTTCACATGTACGAGGGCTATCATTTTAAACAGAACACAAAACATAGCGCGCCGCCTGAGCGTACCCGCGTCGGTTTCGTATAAACACCCACGGCGCGCCGTCTCCCTACGTCATCTCCTCCGGGACGGTGGCGGTAGGCCCGGCCACAATCATATTGGGCCAGCGGTCTTCCATGTACGCGTCCGTATACCGCCGGTCCAGGAACGCCTCAAAGGCGTTGGCGGGCTCCGGCTGGACGGCGCGGGTGTTGTAGCGCAGCATGGCGCCGCAGGTGAGGACGGCGTTGCAGGCCATGAACAGCACCACCACCCAGGTCAGGACCTTCCCGGCCACGGCGGGCAGCTTTTCAATGGCCCTCGACATGGGCGGATAGAGGATTTTAATCCAGACGACGGCCAGCACGCCCCAGAAGAAGCAGAACAGCACGTTGGTCCGGCCGCCGATATTCAGCGGCATATGGCTGTAATCCCAAAAGACGGTGCCGAAGACCAGCTCGGTGAACACGCTGCACATGTACTCGTAGACGCCGCCGACGACGAACCCGGCCAGGAAGACGTAGCGGTCATTCTTTTCGGCCAGCCGTTGGAGCGTGACGGTGAGCACCACCGCCCCCAGCCCCCACACAAAGCTGAACGGCCCGTAGAGCACGCTGGAGCGGCTCATCCAGGCCCCGCCCACCAAGCGGCAGTAAAGGGTCTCGATGATGTCGCCCAGCAGGGCGGAGGCCAGGAACACCCAAATGAGCTTGTCGAAGCACAGGCCCTTGGCAAAGGTGTACCCGCCCTGCTCGGCCCCATCCATCTCCCGGATGCCGGGATACGCCTTGTGCAGCCGCCTCCAGATGGCGTCGGAGAGCCGGGCGGCCATCTTGCTCTGCCGGCTCTTCTCCTGGCGGCGCCGGTACCCGGCGGCGTCGCCGGTGCGCACGGCATAGAGCACGGCGGTAAAGTCCACCGCGATCAGGGCCAGCGCCACCAGCACCGCAATCTGTTTCACAAGCGCTGGAACCAGCAGGAAAGCCCCCATCAGGAGGGGATGGACGACCAAGTAGATGAAGTAGTAGGCCCCGGCGATGACCGCGGAGGACAGGAGCCCTTTCCCGCTGCCGCTGAACAGGCGGGTTCGCTCCTCTCCCCACTGGAGCCTGGGGCTGAAGCGCTTCATGAGCTGATTGGACAGGCTCTCCGCCACCGAAACGACGATCAGGGTGACCAGGAACTGGAGGATATGGTTTCCGCCCAGCGGGGGCAGCACCAGGATCAGCAGGTCGAAGGTCACGCCGTAGCTCAGCAGCAGGGGCAGCGTGAGAAAGCCCCGGTTATAAAAGCGCCGCTTGGCGAGCGCATAGTACCCCGCCTCTGCCGCCCAGCCCAGGACGGAATATAGGATCAGGTATACCCCCAAATCCACCCACGAGACATTTTCCATATGATTTACTTCTCCTTTTTACACTATCGTGTCCGCTCCGGGTGGCCCAATGCGTCCTGCGGCTCTTCGCGCCGCTGCAATGAGCGCATGTGGGGTCAAGGCATAACCGGGCCTCAGTGCAAATCCCCGGCCATGCAGAACGGCCGCCCGTTGGGCGGCCGTTCTAGCGTCGTCCGGTATCCTAGCCCCCCGTCAACGAATCGGGCAGCAGCTCGTTTTGAATGAGCTGCGCGTCGCTCTGCCGCCGGACGATCAGCGCGTCGCGGCCCTCACGCACCAGCACCACGGCCGGCACGTTCACCTTGTTGTAGTTGCTGGCCATGGCATACCCGTAGGCCCCCGTGGAGAAGGTGGCGAAAATGTCCCCCGGCTCCACGTTGGGAATCCGGGCGTCCCGGATAAGGATGTCGGTGGACTCGCAGCATTTCCCGGAGATGGTCACCGTCTGGCAGGGCTCCTCCCCCGCCCGGCTGGCCACCATGCCCTCGTACTCGGCCTGGTAGAGCCCCACCCGGATATTGTCCGTCATGCCGCCGTCCACGCTGACGTACTTGCGCACGCCGGGGATCTCCTTGATGCTGCCCACCGTGTACAGGGTGAGCCCCGCCTCCCCCACCAGGCTGCGGCCGGGCTCGATGACCACGGCGGGCCGGGTGAGGCCGTGCTCCCTGCAGTAAGATATGGTCTGCTCCATCATGGGGTCGGTGAAGCAGCGGTAGGGCCTGCGCTCCTGCCCGGGCAGGTAGCGGATGCCGAAGCCGCCGCCGTAGTTTAGCTCCCGCACCTCGTAGCCGAAGCGCTCCTTGGTCTGGCGCGTGAGCTCCAGCGAGGTCTTCATGGCCTCCAGATGGGAGCGGTTGTCGAAGAGCTGGGAGCCCACGTGGAAGTGAAAGCCCATGAACTCCACCCACTCCGAGCCGATGGCGGCCCGGATGGCGGGGTAGATCACGTCCTCGTCCAGCGGGATGCCGAATTTGGAGTCCTTTTTGCCCGTGGAGATATAGGAGTGGGTGTCGTTCTCCACCTCCGGGGTGATGCGGTAGAGCACCCGCATCTTCCTGCCCTTCTCCCGGCAGATCTGTTCGATCAGCGCCAGCTCCTGGAGCCCGTCGATGACGATCCGGCCGATGCCGTACTCCACGGCCAGCTCGATCTCCGCGCGCTGCTTGTTGTTGCCGTTGAACTCGATGCGCCCGGCGGGGAACCCGGCCTTGACGGCGGTGTACAGCTCTCCGCCCGACACCACGTCCAGGCACAGCCCCTCCCGCTCCACGATTTTGCACATGGCCAGGGTGCAGAAGGCCTTGCAGGCGTAGGCCGCCCGCACGTTTTCGTATTTCTGGAGAAAATCCCTGCGCAGCTCGGCGCACTTGTCCACGATGTCGCTCTCCGAGAACACGTAGAGGGGGGTGCCGTAGCGCCCGGCCAGCTCCACCGTGTCACAGCCGTCAAAAAACAGATGGTTTCCCCGCACTTCCCGAATCATAAGCTGTCCCCTTTCAAACGGCCGCCCGGCCGCTTACCGTGCGTCTGCCGCGGCCCTGAGCCGCCCCATGGCCCGCTCCAGCACGCTGCGGGGGCAGGCGGCGTTCAGGCGCATGAAGCCCTCTCCCCCGCTGCCGAAGCTGACGCCCGGATTCAGGCCCAGTCCGGCCCGACGCACCATAAATTCGGCCAGTTCCCCGTCGGGTAGCCCCAGTCCCCGGCAGTCCAGCCACATGAGATAGGTGGCCTCCGGCAGGTTGGGCCTTACCTGCGGGATGTACGCGGCGCAGTAGTCCCGCACGAACTGCATGTTCCCCTCCAGGTAGGGCAGCAGCTGGTCCAGCCACTCGTCCCCGCCGCGGAAGGCCGCCTCCATGGCCACCAGGCTGAAGCAGTTGTTGCGGGAGATGTCCAGCTTCCGCCAGAACTCGTTGAAGCGCTCCAGCTCCTCCCGGTTGGGGAACACGGTGGTGGAGGCCTGGAGCCCCGCCAGGTTGAAGGTCTTGGTGCCCGACAGGCAGGTGATGACCTGCCCGGCTGTCTCCGGGGACAGGGTGGCCGTGGGAATGTGCCGGTTCCCCCACAGCAGCAGGTCGGAGTGGATCTCGTCCGACACGATGCGCACGCCGTGGCCCGCGCACAGGCCGCACATGGCGCCGAGCTCCTCCCGCGTCCACACCCGGCCCACCGGGTTGTGGGGACTGCACAGGATAAACAGGGCCGGGCGCTGCG
It includes:
- the pcrA_2 gene encoding DNA helicase; protein product: MLENDKALRFCKARRAAIELDYLNLNPEQRRAVLATEGPLLLLAGAGSGKTTVLIHRIANLMKYGRGSDCDEAPEWVGEEDLAFLEDYAAHPDPAQKERQERLCRLDPAVPWSIIAITFTNKAAGELKQRLERMLGPQANDIWASTFHSACVRMLRRDIDRLGFNSSFTIYDSADSERVVKDIIKDFNLDDKAFPPKSILGYISRAKDAMKLGADYLGECEKAGDFRLVKIARVYVEYEKRLRDANALDFDDIILHTVRLLQGFEEVRTYYQRKFRYVLIDEYQDTNNLQYLLASNLAGGYENICVVGDDDQSIYRFRGATIENILSFEQQYKGARVIRLEQNYRSTKNILEASNAVIKHNEGRKGKELWTEHDQGDPVHLYTAMNEHDEAQYVAAQILSDFSAGKGWKDHAVLYRMNAQSNQLEQAFKRNGVPYRIIGGIRFFDRAEVKDMLAYLCAVNNPGDDLRLGRIINNPPRGIGATTIERCQAIAAREGRPLWEVVNNARDYDELQKAAPKLGQFAELMRDLRALAADMPLTDFYEELVARTGYAVMLEQKNTVEDRTRLENVRELLSSIQTYLDGAQEPSLAGFLDEIALYTDLDNHDPDEDCVVMMTMHSAKGLEFPVVFVVGVEEGIFPGIRAIGEAEEMEEERRLCYVAMTRAKEKLCLTCASQRMLFGRTTSNRPSRFVGEIPPEYLERSGRVPHAQGGEEGAEDAGEAPRPTRRNTRYVRPAPDRGFSVGGGYAGGGGYAAASAPASSPVGARPAAGGVVKGSAALPDFKKGDAVVHSAFGQGMISDLKPMGGDALVEIVFGDKTRKLMLKSAAQYMKKMDNG
- a CDS encoding aminopeptidase is translated as MQYKRARDWGLAPGGLPTGPLNKITDVPGVAVGHCTVDTPQHKTGVSVVLPCPENPFVHKLPAAAFVLNGFGKSAGLVQIRELGTLESPIALTNTLNVGLVHDALVEYLARRCAADGVDLRSVNPVVCECNDAVLNDIVHRAVGMDEVFSAISSAGPDFAEGDVGGGKGMVCHGLKGGIGSASRVLEVGGKTYTLGVLVQANHGVLDDLTVCGERIGPALARRVEAAQADQGSCIAVLATDLPLDARQLGRVARRLPVGLARLGSHIGHGSGEVFLAFSTANPYDPGQAAPVRQITAFREDSLDLPFRAAAECAEEAVLNCLLAARTVTGFRGRTVYALTDLWAPAAKGGPHAE
- a CDS encoding sodium-dependent transporter, which encodes MQNKNPGHGGKFTSSVGFVLAAVGSAVGMGNIWLFPYRVGQYGGGAFLVPYFLFVALFSYAGLSGEFALGRLTGTGTMGSFDYALGTRGKKGGRYIGVLPLLGVLGIAIGYSVVVGWVLRYAAGAVTGSALTTDSQAFFDGVAVSFGSVPWHFLAIALTVGIVVFGVAGGIEKISKFMMPVFFLLFLVIAVRVAFLPGAAAGYAYLLKPDWSYLLRPETWVMAMGQAFFSLSINGAGMLIYGSYMKRSEDIVRHSAMTAVLDTAAALLAGFAIIPAVFAFGIEPSSGPSLMFVTLPKVFALMPAGRIFAVLFFVSVFFAGITSLINMLEAVGEALGREAKLSRRASTLIVGAVVFAVSVFLEALPRMGAWMDLVTIYIAPFGAVLGAVFIYFVLGMKAAKAELNLGRRRPLGRAFAPIAYCYVVLAAAVVVLGIWYGGIG
- a CDS encoding N-acetyltransferase — protein: MPLVIRRAVRGDYAAVRALEELEFGVHRRARPDYFEPLENSYTEEEFEELLADPCPICWVAVQDETVVGLCFGKIGKTAGNPVCKSRLVAFIQDIVTLPEYRGRGIATALMSRAREQAVNEGAASVELCVWSFNADAVRLYEKMGMRVQYYRMEQDLSAEDAAHSSHV
- the lysA_1 gene encoding diaminopimelate decarboxylase, translating into MIREVRGNHLFFDGCDTVELAGRYGTPLYVFSESDIVDKCAELRRDFLQKYENVRAAYACKAFCTLAMCKIVEREGLCLDVVSGGELYTAVKAGFPAGRIEFNGNNKQRAEIELAVEYGIGRIVIDGLQELALIEQICREKGRKMRVLYRITPEVENDTHSYISTGKKDSKFGIPLDEDVIYPAIRAAIGSEWVEFMGFHFHVGSQLFDNRSHLEAMKTSLELTRQTKERFGYEVRELNYGGGFGIRYLPGQERRPYRCFTDPMMEQTISYCREHGLTRPAVVIEPGRSLVGEAGLTLYTVGSIKEIPGVRKYVSVDGGMTDNIRVGLYQAEYEGMVASRAGEEPCQTVTISGKCCESTDILIRDARIPNVEPGDIFATFSTGAYGYAMASNYNKVNVPAVVLVREGRDALIVRRQSDAQLIQNELLPDSLTGG
- a CDS encoding aminotransferase, coding for MQYDFDQVIDRSGNFSAKYDERRKKFGTDDVIPLWVADMDFAVARPIMDAMGARLAQGIFGYTSRPDSYFEAVSQWQQRRHGWSPDAGLMAFSPGVVPTLSALVELYSKPGDPILIQPPVYPEFASAITKWGRRPLEAPLKVEDGRYTADLEAFEAALAQRPALFILCSPHNPVGRVWTREELGAMCGLCAGHGVRIVSDEIHSDLLLWGNRHIPTATLSPETAGQVITCLSGTKTFNLAGLQASTTVFPNREELERFNEFWRKLDISRNNCFSLVAMEAAFRGGDEWLDQLLPYLEGNMQFVRDYCAAYIPQVRPNLPEATYLMWLDCRGLGLPDGELAEFMVRRAGLGLNPGVSFGSGGEGFMRLNAACPRSVLERAMGRLRAAADAR